One window of Papio anubis isolate 15944 chromosome 10, Panubis1.0, whole genome shotgun sequence genomic DNA carries:
- the LOC101022143 gene encoding 60S ribosomal protein L29-like encodes MAKSKNHTTHNQSRKWHRNGIKKPRSQRYESLKGVDPKFLRNMRFAKKHNKKGIKKMQANNAKAMSARAEAVKALVKPKEVKPKIPKGVSRKLDRLAYTAHPKLGKRARARIAKGLRLCWPKAKAKAKAKDQIKAQAAAPASIPAQAPKGAQATTKATE; translated from the coding sequence ATGGCCAAGTCCAAgaaccacaccacacacaaccaGTCCCGAAAATGGCACAGAAATGGTATCAAGAAACCCCGATCCCAAAGATACGAATCTCTTAAGGGGGTGGACCCCAAGTTCCTGAGGAACATGCGCTTTGCCAAGAAGCACAACAAGAAGGGCATAAAGAAGATGCAGGCCAACAATGCCAAGGCCATGAGTGCACGTGCCGAGGCTGTCAAGGCCCTCGTAAAGCCCAAGGAGGTTAAGCCCAAGATCCCAAAGGGTGTCAGCCGCAAGCTTGATCGACTTGCCTACACTGCCCACCCCAAGCTTGGGAAGCGTGCTCGTGCTCGCATTGCCAAGGGGCTCCGGCTGTGCTGGCcaaaggccaaggccaaggccaaggccaaggaTCAAATCAAGGCCCAGGCTGCAGCTCCAGCTTCAATTCCAGCTCAGGCTCCCAAAGGTGCCCAGGCCACTACAAAGGCTACAGAGTAG